A region from the Kryptolebias marmoratus isolate JLee-2015 linkage group LG9, ASM164957v2, whole genome shotgun sequence genome encodes:
- the aurkb gene encoding aurora kinase B: MQNKENYEPRGLQRPFATPSMISGPQRVLVKPRAETSKNVVTGPGRECVVSSSCSPPKKISIEDFDIGRPLGKGKFGNVYLAKVKKLQAIVALKVLFKSQMEKESVEHQLRREIEIQAHLKHPNILRFYNYFHDRKRVFLVLEYAPRGEMYKELQKHGRFDDQRTATYMEEISDALIYCHERKVIHRDIKPENLLLGFGGELKIADFGWSVHAPSLRRRTMCGTLDYLPPEMIEGHTHSEKVDLWCIGILCYECLVGNPPFETASHTETYKRIMKVDLKFPTVVSEGARDLISKLLRHNPNDRLPLQSVIEHPWVRANSHRLLPPTCPSKKS, translated from the exons ATGCAG aataaGGAAAATTATGAGCCCAGAGGTCTCCAAAGACCG TTTGCAACCCCGAGCATGATTTCAGGACCACAGCGTGTTCTGGTGAAGCCACGAGCAGAGACGAGCAAAAATGTTGTCACAG GTCCTGGGAGAGAATGTGTCGTTTCATCTTCTTGTTCTCCACCCAA GAAAATTTCCATTGAAGACTTTGACATTGGTCGGCCACTCGGAAAGGGGAAGTTTGGCAACGTCTACCTTGCGAAGGTGAAGAAGCTGCAAGCCATCGTAGCGCTGAAGGTGTTGTTTAAGTCACAAATGGAGAAGGAAAGCGTGGAGCATCAACTCAGGAGGGAGATCGAGATTCAAGCCCACCTCAA gCATCCAAATATCCTGCGCTTCTACAATTATTTCCATGACCGCAAGAGGGTTTTCTTGGTGCTGGAGTACGCCCCACGTGGAGAAATGTACAAAGAGCTACAAAAGCACGGACGATTTGATGATCAGCGAACTGCAACG TACATGGAGGAGATATCCGACGCTCTCATCTATTGTCATGAGAGAAAAGTCATTCATCGTGACATCAAGCCAGAGAATCTTCTTCTCGGCTTTGGTGGAGAGCTAAAAATCGCTGACTTTGGTTGGTCTGTTCACGCACCCTCTCTAAG ACGTCGTACTATGTGCGGGACTCTGGATTACCTTCCTCCAGAGATGATCGAGGGGCACACTCACAGTGAGAAGGTGGACTTGTGGTGCATCGGCATCCTCTGCTACGAATGTTTAGTTGGCAACCCACCGTTTGAAACGGCTAGTCATACAGAAACGTACAAAAGGATTATGAAG GTGGATCTAAAATTCCCGACAGTCGTCTCTGAAGGTGCGCGGGATCTGATCTCAAAGCTGCTTCGCCACAACCCCAACGATCGTCTCCCTCTTCAGAGCGTCATCGAGCATCCATGGGTGCGAGCCAACTCTCACAGACTGCTTCCTCCAACCTGTCCCTCCAAGAAGTCCTGA
- the LOC108231216 gene encoding F-box/LRR-repeat protein 12 produces MDEFKAYNLDFFPENILIDVLSYLSVKELVRAGRVCKRWKRLVKDQRLWRTVDLTSWKGVTSRILWVLLRQYLGCGLRSLRLRGLLLSARGGTFLSEPWLKALSTKCPRLSKLYLLHSDLRSLPSCQILPPSLRVLELCSCELPREFFRQSLPTSPAHPHDQGEATSSASHQGKAKKGKGVGSSAGISIEKLVLNNVPSFTDQHLQSLTSWQSLSRLELRDTFRVTANGLRSCAAKDDLSGVEGLSRLKFLEIGITGRQGYQLQMASLGLGAGWIGLEELSLGGKEVGPGLLCASRLKDLKHLCLWACTLSELQIVRSCRMLRGLRRLEFLDVIFQPRQSPPVEEGQGGGDEQEDKEEGADADVNDENRTQEGNDPFQSLQRSLAVLLPSCSLVFTNCTVQINPD; encoded by the exons atggACGAATTTAAAGCCTATAATCTAGACTTCTTCCCCGAGAACATTTTAATAGATGTGTTATCGTACTTGAGCGTAAAAGAGCTTGTCAGAGCTGGAAG AGTGTGTAAAAGATGGAAACGCCTTGTTAAAGACCAAAGACTATGGAGGACTGTGGATTTGACCTCATGGAAAGGG GTGACATCCCGCATCCTTTGGGTCCTTCTGCGCCAGTACCTAGGTTGCGGATTAAGGAGCCTTCGCTTGCGTGGTTTGCTGCTCTCTGCTAGAGGTGGCACCTTTCTCTCTGAGCCTTGGCTCAAAGCTTTGTCCACAAAATGTCCACGCCTTAGTAAGCTCTATCTTCTCCATTCAGATCTGAGAAGCTTACCAAGCTGCCAGATCTTGCCTCCGTCTTTGAGGGTGCTGGAGCTGTGTAGTTGTGAGCTGCCTCGGGAGTTTTTCAGGCAAAGCCTGCCCACTTCACCTGCTCATCCTCATGATCAAGGAGAAGCCACATCTAGTGCTTCACATCAAGGAAAGGCTAAAAAAGGCAAAGGAGTTGGCTCTTCTGCAGGAATTAGTATTGAGAAATTGGTTCTTAACAACGTGCCCTCTTTTACAGACCAGCACCTTCAGAGTCTAACATCATGGCAAAGTTTGAGTCGACTGGAGTTACGTGACACCTTTCGTGTAACAGCAAACGGGCTTCGAAGCTGTGCAGCTAAGGATGACCTCTCAGGTGTGGAAGGGCTTTCCAGACTAAAATTTCTTGAAATAGGCATTACAGGACGACAAGGCTACCAGTTACAGATGGCCTCCCTTGGGTTGGGAGCAGGGTGGATTGGACTTGAGGAGCTAAGTCTTGGTGGTAAGGAGGTGGGGCCAGGCTTGCTCTGTGCCAGCCGTCTGAAGGACCTGAAACATCTGTGTCTTTGGGCCTGCACGCTCAGCGAGTTGCAGATTGTGCGGAGCTGCAGGATGCTCCGTGGACTTCGCCGGCTGGAGTTTTTGGACGTGATCTTCCAGCCACGACAGAGTCCACCCGTGGAAGAAGGGCAGGGAGGTGGTGATGAAcaggaggacaaagaggaaGGTGCAGATGCAGATGTTAATGATGAAAACAGGACACAGGAGGGGAATGACCCTTTCCAAAGTCTGCAGCGATCACTGGCTGTCCTGCTGCCATCCTGCTCTCTGGTTTTCACCAACTGCACTGTTCAAATCAATCCAGACTGA
- the cops6 gene encoding COP9 signalosome complex subunit 6, translated as MGVAPVYVIATFCDSRGRCCLTPDKMATSNGGGMEVDGAASPSVMASGVTGSVSVALHPLVILNISDHWIRIRSQEGRPMQVIGALIGKQEGRNIEVMNSFELMSHTIDDKVHIDKEYYYTKEEQFKQVFKDMEFLGWYTTGGPPDQSDIHIHKQVCEIIESPLFLKLNPMTKHTDLPVSVYESVIDIISGEATMLFAELTYTLATEEAERIGVDHVARMTATGTGENSTVAEHLIAQHSAIKMLHSRVKIILEYVKAVETGEVPFNHEILREANALCHRLPVLSTIKFKTDFYDQCNDVGLMAYLGTITKTCNSMNQFINKFNVLYDRQGIGRRMRGLFF; from the exons ATGGGTGTTGCGCCGGTTTATGTGATCGCGACATTCTGTGACTCCAGGGGGCGCTGTTGCCTAACACCGGACAAGATGGCGACCAGCAATGGTGGAGGGATGGAAGTGGATGGGGCAG CGAGCCCCAGTGTCATGGCCTCGGGGGTCACTGGGAGCGTTTCTGTGGCCTTACACCCTCTGGTTATCCTCAACATATCTGACCACTGGATACGCATCCGCTCCCAGGAGGGGAGACCAATGCAGG TGATCGGAGCTCTGATCGGGAAACAGGAGGGCAGAAACATCGAGGTGATGAACTCCTTTGAACTCATGTCTCACACCATAGATGACAAAGTGCACATTGACAAGGAGTACTACTACACCAAGGAGGAACaat TTAAACAGGTCTTCAAAGACATGGAGTTTTTGGGCTGGTACACCACAGGCGGACCCCCAGACCAGTCAGATATCCACATCCACAAGCAG GTGTGTGAGATCATCGAGAGCCCCCTCTTCCTGAAGCTCAACCCAATGACCAAACACACCGAC CTTCCTGTTAGCGTTTATGAATCTGTGATTGACATCATCAGTGGCGAG GCTACCATGCTGTTTGCTGAGCTGACGTACACTTTAGCCACAGAGGAAGCAGAGAGGATTGGCGTCGACCACGTAGCTCGAATGACAGCCACCGGCACCGGAGAAAACTCGACCG TGGCTGAACACCTTATAGCTCAGCACAGTGCGATAAAGATGCTCCACAGCCGAGTGAAGATCATCCTAGAATACGTCAAAGCCGTAGAAACAG GAGAGGTGCCGTTTAATCATGAGATCCTGCGTGAAGCCAACGCCCTGTGCCACAGACTGCCCGTCCTCAGCACCATAAAGTTCAAAACTGACTTCTATGat CAATGTAATGACGTCGGCCTCATGGCGTACCTAGGCACCATCACCAAGACTTGTAACAGTATGAACCAGTTCATCAACAAGTTCAACGTCCTGTACGACAGGCAGGGCATCGGCCGCAGGATGAGAGGACTTTTCTTTTGA
- the and3 gene encoding actinodin3 isoform X1, translated as MISSLCLLGTLCCLVLLPGLLDAKSLLNAIKQEAEMVPVSINSEKANNFLSHSRPKRNADPRWYRANPDFQAYYRYYSSIGHTEGLYEIDRLRMLYQQMRYLEQAYGPNASYFQSKLGVPMIMCDPTTDKRCKVAPPPPPPMKGVHKGMDPPATPPPLPPAPAISQADVLFLCNSKDPLCKPHIVYLPTGAVPVLCDPRYHPHCTPQKAPPPPPPVFKHPPPKKSGPPPPVLVMKSAPAPVRSFKGMEYDCDPYWDPDCLIDHPPRPVKGKVVVPPPPPPPLEEDEEEEEEPVEEPAPPAFKGKKLSMYPQSYYYPHVYDPRDELYDPVRFQYPQPSDAAADEPAEGSK; from the exons ATGATTTCATCATTATGTTTGCTGGGGACACTTTGCTGTCTCGTGCTTCTCCcag GCCTCCTGGATGCCAAATCCTTGCTGAATGCCATCAAGCAGGAAG CAGAGATGGTCCCTGTGAGCATCAACTCAGAGAAAGCCAACAACTTCCTGTCCCACTCCAGACCGAAGCGGAACGCCGACCCCAGGTGGTACCGAGCGAACCCAGACTTTCAGGCATACTACAGATACTACAGCAGCATCGGACACACTGAGGGG CTCTATGAGATCGACAGGCTGAGGATGCTCTACCAGCAGATGCGGTACCTTGAGCAGGCCTACGGTCCGAACGCCTCCTACTTCCAGAGCAAACTAGGCGTGCCAATGATCATGTGTGATCCGACCACAGACAAAAGGTGCAAAgtcgctcctcctcctccacctccaatGAAAGGGGTCCACAAGGGCATGGATCCTCCAGcaacccctcctcctcttcctcctgctccagcCATTTCCCAGGCGGATGTGCTCTTCCTGTGTAACAGCAAGGACCCTCTCTGCAAGCCGCACATCGTCTACCTGCCCACCGGCGCCGTGCCTGTGCTCTGTGATCCTCGCTACCACCCCCACTGCACCCCTCAGAAAGCCCCCCCGCCGCCGCCTCCTGTTTTTAAACATCCTCCACCAAAGAAATCGGGCCCACCTCCTCCAGTCCTGGTCATGAAGTCCGCCCCGGCTCCCGTCCGCTCCTTCAAGGGCATGGAGTACGACTGCGACCCCTACTGGGACCCCGACTGCCTGATCGACCACCCGCCCAGACCTGTCAAGGGAAAGGTTGTggtcccaccaccaccacctcctcctctggaggaggacgaggaggaagaggaggaacccGTGGAGGAGCCAGCACCTCCTGCATTCAAAGGGAAGAAACTGAGCATGTACCCTCAGTCTTACTACTACCCTCACGTCTACGACCCCAGGGATGAGCTGTACGATCCGGTCCGCTTCCAGTACCCCCAGCCAAGCGACGCTGCTGCTGACGAGCCGGCAGAGGGGAGCAAATGA
- the and3 gene encoding actinodin3 isoform X2: protein MISSLCLLGTLCCLVLLPGLLDAKSLLNAIKQEEMVPVSINSEKANNFLSHSRPKRNADPRWYRANPDFQAYYRYYSSIGHTEGLYEIDRLRMLYQQMRYLEQAYGPNASYFQSKLGVPMIMCDPTTDKRCKVAPPPPPPMKGVHKGMDPPATPPPLPPAPAISQADVLFLCNSKDPLCKPHIVYLPTGAVPVLCDPRYHPHCTPQKAPPPPPPVFKHPPPKKSGPPPPVLVMKSAPAPVRSFKGMEYDCDPYWDPDCLIDHPPRPVKGKVVVPPPPPPPLEEDEEEEEEPVEEPAPPAFKGKKLSMYPQSYYYPHVYDPRDELYDPVRFQYPQPSDAAADEPAEGSK, encoded by the exons ATGATTTCATCATTATGTTTGCTGGGGACACTTTGCTGTCTCGTGCTTCTCCcag GCCTCCTGGATGCCAAATCCTTGCTGAATGCCATCAAGCAGGAAG AGATGGTCCCTGTGAGCATCAACTCAGAGAAAGCCAACAACTTCCTGTCCCACTCCAGACCGAAGCGGAACGCCGACCCCAGGTGGTACCGAGCGAACCCAGACTTTCAGGCATACTACAGATACTACAGCAGCATCGGACACACTGAGGGG CTCTATGAGATCGACAGGCTGAGGATGCTCTACCAGCAGATGCGGTACCTTGAGCAGGCCTACGGTCCGAACGCCTCCTACTTCCAGAGCAAACTAGGCGTGCCAATGATCATGTGTGATCCGACCACAGACAAAAGGTGCAAAgtcgctcctcctcctccacctccaatGAAAGGGGTCCACAAGGGCATGGATCCTCCAGcaacccctcctcctcttcctcctgctccagcCATTTCCCAGGCGGATGTGCTCTTCCTGTGTAACAGCAAGGACCCTCTCTGCAAGCCGCACATCGTCTACCTGCCCACCGGCGCCGTGCCTGTGCTCTGTGATCCTCGCTACCACCCCCACTGCACCCCTCAGAAAGCCCCCCCGCCGCCGCCTCCTGTTTTTAAACATCCTCCACCAAAGAAATCGGGCCCACCTCCTCCAGTCCTGGTCATGAAGTCCGCCCCGGCTCCCGTCCGCTCCTTCAAGGGCATGGAGTACGACTGCGACCCCTACTGGGACCCCGACTGCCTGATCGACCACCCGCCCAGACCTGTCAAGGGAAAGGTTGTggtcccaccaccaccacctcctcctctggaggaggacgaggaggaagaggaggaacccGTGGAGGAGCCAGCACCTCCTGCATTCAAAGGGAAGAAACTGAGCATGTACCCTCAGTCTTACTACTACCCTCACGTCTACGACCCCAGGGATGAGCTGTACGATCCGGTCCGCTTCCAGTACCCCCAGCCAAGCGACGCTGCTGCTGACGAGCCGGCAGAGGGGAGCAAATGA
- the mcm7 gene encoding DNA replication licensing factor MCM7 isoform X1, with amino-acid sequence MSRKDYLAEKEKCKRFLQEFYTEDDNGKKVFKYGVQLVAVAHREQVPLFVELDDVAEEDPELVESVCENAKRYVGLFADAVHELLPEYKERDIVAKDSLDVYIEHRLMMEQRGRDPADTRDARNQYPPELMRRFELYFKAPSTSKPKVVRDIRAESIGHLVTVRGIVTRATEVKPMMAVATYTCDQCGAETYQPIQSTSFMPLIMCPSQECVTNKSGGRLYLQTRGSKFVKFQELRIQEHSDQVPVGNIPRSMTVYARGENTRLAQPGDHVAITGIFLPLLRSGYSQAVQGLLSETYLEAHSITLMNKTEDDELGNEELTDEELRSITEEGFYEKLAGSIAPEIYGHEDVKKALLLLLVGGVEQAPKGMKIRGNINICLMGDPGVAKSQLLSYIDRLAPRSQYTTGRGSSGVGLTAAVMRDPLTGEMTLEGGALVLADLGVCCIDEFDKMADADRTAIHEVMEQQTISIAKAGIMTSLNARCSILAAANPAYGRYNPRKSIEQNIQLPAALLSRFDLLWLIQDKPDADADLRLAQHITYVHQHSHQPPTHFTPIDMKLMRRYVALCKKRQPVVPESLADYITAAYVEMRKEARVSKDTTFTSARTLLSILRLSTALARLRMMDAVEKEDINEAMRLMEMSKDSLQADKSSTTRTQRPADVIFSLVRELATEGSTGRGGAGGVVRMAEAEQRCVSRGFTPAQFQEALEEYEELNVWQVNQARSRITFV; translated from the exons ATGTCTCGTAAGGATTATTTGGCAGAGAAAG aaaagtGCAAAAGGTTCCTGCAGGAGTTTTACACGGAGGATGACAATGGGAAGAAGGTGTTCAAATACGGAGTACAACTT gttgCTGTGGCCCACCGGGAGCAGGTGCCCCTCTTTGTCGAGCTGGATGATGTGGCTGAGGAAGACCCTGAGCTGGTCGAGAGCGTCTGTGAAAATGCTAAACGCTATGTTGGCCTCTTCGCTGACGCCGTCCACGAGCTGCTGCCAGAATACAAAGAAAGAGAT ATTGTGGCCAAAGATTCTTTGGACGTTTACATCGAGCACAGGCTGATGATGGAACAAAGAGGCCGTGATCCTGCTGATACCAGAGACGCCCGGAACCAGTACCCTCCTGAGCTCATGAGGAGATT TGAGCTCTACTTTAAAGCTCCCAGCACCTCAAAGCCCAAAGTGGTTCGTGACATTCGGGCTGAAAGCATCGGTCATCTGGTCACAGTTCGAGGCATCGTGACCCGTGCCACTGAGGTCAAACCCATGATGGCTGTGGCTACATACACATGTGACCAGTGTGGTGCTGAGACCTACCAACCA ATCCAGTCCACCTCCTTCATGCCTCTCATCATGTGTCCCAGCCAAGAGTGTGTCACCAACAAGTCTGGAGGCCGGCTCTACCTGCAGACCAGAGGCTCCAAATTTGTCAAATTCCAGGAGCTGCGTATTCAGGAACAT AGTGACCAGGTGCCTGTTGGTAACATTCCAAGGAGCATGACTGTATACGCACGTGGGGAAAACACACGCCTTGCCCAGCCTGGAGACCATGTAGCCATCACAGGAatcttcctccctctgctgcgcTCAGGCTACAGCCAGGCTGTTCAG GGCCTTTTGTCAGAAACCTACCTAGAGGCTCATAGCATCACGCTGatgaacaaaacagaagacGATGAGCTCGGTAACGAGGAGCTGACTGATGAAGAGCTGCGGAGCATCACAG AGGAAGGGTTTTATGAGAAGCTAGCCGGCTCGATTGCCCCAGAGATCTATGGGCACGAGGACGTGAAGAAGgccctgctcctgctgctggtCGGAGGAGTGGAGCAGGCTCCCAAAGGCATGAAAATCAGAG GTAATATAAATATCTGCTTGATGGGAGACCCAGGAGTTGCCAAGTCCCAGCTGCTGTCTTACATCGACCGTCTTGCTCCTCGAA GTCAGTATACAACAGGTCGGGGGTCGTCTGGGGTCGGTTTGACCGCAGCTGTGATGCGTGACCCTCTGACCGGTGAGATGACTCTGGAAGGAGGCGCCTTGGTGCTGGCTGACCTGGGCGTCTGCTGTATTGATGAGTTTGATAAAATGGCAGATGCTGACCGAACAGCCATCCACGAGGTGATGGAGCAGCAAACCATCTCCATCGCTAAG GCCGGCATCATGACCTCCCTCAACGCTCGTTGTTCCATTCTAGCCGCAGCCAACCCAGCCTACGGCCGCTACAACCCCCGGAAGAGCATCGAGCAGAACATTCAGCTGccagctgctctcctctccCGTTTCGATCTGCTCTGGCTCATCCAGGACAAACCAGATGCTGACGCTGACCTGCGCCTCGCTCAGCACATCACCTATGTCCATCAGCATTCCCATCAGCCGCCCACCCATTTCACCCCCATCGACATGAAACTCATGAG GCGTTACGTAGCTCTGTGTAAAAAGCGTCAGCCCGTTGTCCCAGAGTCCCTGGCTGATTACATCACTGCTGCTTATGTTGAGATGAGGAAAGAGGCTCGAGTCAGCAAAGACACCACCTTCACCTCGGCCCGTACCCTCCTCTCCATCCTCCGCCTGTCCACTGCCCTG GCTCGACTTCGCATGATGGACGCAGTGGAGAAGGAAGACATCAACGAGGCCATGAGACTCATGGAGATGTCAAAGGATTCTCTGCAAGCTGACAAGTCCAGCACCACCAG AACGCAGCGTCCAGCTGACGTCATCTTCTCTCTGGTGCGTGAGCTGGCCACAGAGGGCTCGACGGGCCGCGGTGGAGCCGGCGGGGTGGTGCGTATGGCTGAAGCTGAGCAGCGATGCGTCTCTCGTGGCTTCACGCCCGCTCAGTTCCAGGAAGCGCTGGAGGAGTACGAGGAGCTGAACGTGTGGCAGGTCAACCAGGCCCGCAGCCGTATCACCTTCGTCTGA
- the mcm7 gene encoding DNA replication licensing factor MCM7 isoform X2 gives MMEQRGRDPADTRDARNQYPPELMRRFELYFKAPSTSKPKVVRDIRAESIGHLVTVRGIVTRATEVKPMMAVATYTCDQCGAETYQPIQSTSFMPLIMCPSQECVTNKSGGRLYLQTRGSKFVKFQELRIQEHSDQVPVGNIPRSMTVYARGENTRLAQPGDHVAITGIFLPLLRSGYSQAVQGLLSETYLEAHSITLMNKTEDDELGNEELTDEELRSITEEGFYEKLAGSIAPEIYGHEDVKKALLLLLVGGVEQAPKGMKIRGNINICLMGDPGVAKSQLLSYIDRLAPRSQYTTGRGSSGVGLTAAVMRDPLTGEMTLEGGALVLADLGVCCIDEFDKMADADRTAIHEVMEQQTISIAKAGIMTSLNARCSILAAANPAYGRYNPRKSIEQNIQLPAALLSRFDLLWLIQDKPDADADLRLAQHITYVHQHSHQPPTHFTPIDMKLMRRYVALCKKRQPVVPESLADYITAAYVEMRKEARVSKDTTFTSARTLLSILRLSTALARLRMMDAVEKEDINEAMRLMEMSKDSLQADKSSTTRTQRPADVIFSLVRELATEGSTGRGGAGGVVRMAEAEQRCVSRGFTPAQFQEALEEYEELNVWQVNQARSRITFV, from the exons ATGATGGAACAAAGAGGCCGTGATCCTGCTGATACCAGAGACGCCCGGAACCAGTACCCTCCTGAGCTCATGAGGAGATT TGAGCTCTACTTTAAAGCTCCCAGCACCTCAAAGCCCAAAGTGGTTCGTGACATTCGGGCTGAAAGCATCGGTCATCTGGTCACAGTTCGAGGCATCGTGACCCGTGCCACTGAGGTCAAACCCATGATGGCTGTGGCTACATACACATGTGACCAGTGTGGTGCTGAGACCTACCAACCA ATCCAGTCCACCTCCTTCATGCCTCTCATCATGTGTCCCAGCCAAGAGTGTGTCACCAACAAGTCTGGAGGCCGGCTCTACCTGCAGACCAGAGGCTCCAAATTTGTCAAATTCCAGGAGCTGCGTATTCAGGAACAT AGTGACCAGGTGCCTGTTGGTAACATTCCAAGGAGCATGACTGTATACGCACGTGGGGAAAACACACGCCTTGCCCAGCCTGGAGACCATGTAGCCATCACAGGAatcttcctccctctgctgcgcTCAGGCTACAGCCAGGCTGTTCAG GGCCTTTTGTCAGAAACCTACCTAGAGGCTCATAGCATCACGCTGatgaacaaaacagaagacGATGAGCTCGGTAACGAGGAGCTGACTGATGAAGAGCTGCGGAGCATCACAG AGGAAGGGTTTTATGAGAAGCTAGCCGGCTCGATTGCCCCAGAGATCTATGGGCACGAGGACGTGAAGAAGgccctgctcctgctgctggtCGGAGGAGTGGAGCAGGCTCCCAAAGGCATGAAAATCAGAG GTAATATAAATATCTGCTTGATGGGAGACCCAGGAGTTGCCAAGTCCCAGCTGCTGTCTTACATCGACCGTCTTGCTCCTCGAA GTCAGTATACAACAGGTCGGGGGTCGTCTGGGGTCGGTTTGACCGCAGCTGTGATGCGTGACCCTCTGACCGGTGAGATGACTCTGGAAGGAGGCGCCTTGGTGCTGGCTGACCTGGGCGTCTGCTGTATTGATGAGTTTGATAAAATGGCAGATGCTGACCGAACAGCCATCCACGAGGTGATGGAGCAGCAAACCATCTCCATCGCTAAG GCCGGCATCATGACCTCCCTCAACGCTCGTTGTTCCATTCTAGCCGCAGCCAACCCAGCCTACGGCCGCTACAACCCCCGGAAGAGCATCGAGCAGAACATTCAGCTGccagctgctctcctctccCGTTTCGATCTGCTCTGGCTCATCCAGGACAAACCAGATGCTGACGCTGACCTGCGCCTCGCTCAGCACATCACCTATGTCCATCAGCATTCCCATCAGCCGCCCACCCATTTCACCCCCATCGACATGAAACTCATGAG GCGTTACGTAGCTCTGTGTAAAAAGCGTCAGCCCGTTGTCCCAGAGTCCCTGGCTGATTACATCACTGCTGCTTATGTTGAGATGAGGAAAGAGGCTCGAGTCAGCAAAGACACCACCTTCACCTCGGCCCGTACCCTCCTCTCCATCCTCCGCCTGTCCACTGCCCTG GCTCGACTTCGCATGATGGACGCAGTGGAGAAGGAAGACATCAACGAGGCCATGAGACTCATGGAGATGTCAAAGGATTCTCTGCAAGCTGACAAGTCCAGCACCACCAG AACGCAGCGTCCAGCTGACGTCATCTTCTCTCTGGTGCGTGAGCTGGCCACAGAGGGCTCGACGGGCCGCGGTGGAGCCGGCGGGGTGGTGCGTATGGCTGAAGCTGAGCAGCGATGCGTCTCTCGTGGCTTCACGCCCGCTCAGTTCCAGGAAGCGCTGGAGGAGTACGAGGAGCTGAACGTGTGGCAGGTCAACCAGGCCCGCAGCCGTATCACCTTCGTCTGA